From Alphaproteobacteria bacterium:
CTTCGACGCGGCCTGCCCGAAACTTCTCGATTACCTCGGCAATCTTCCGAAAATCATGGCCTCCTACAAGCTCAGCGAGATGGTTTGTGTACGTCAAAAAGAATATGAGCTCGCTTGCAATTGGAAGATCTATCTGGAAAACGCCATGGAGGAGTACCACACGCCGACCGTTCACAGGGCGTCGATCGGAAAGCAGACGATCCAACAGTTAGAAACCGTCGGCGAATGGGACGGCGGCTACATGCGCTCCGAGCGCACGATCGCTCTGCTTCCCGAGGACGTAAACAAGGCATTTCCGCACGTTCCGGGCCTCGATGCGAAAGCCGCCAATGGCACGTATTTTTTGGTCGTCTATCCGGCGGCCTTCTTCATAATGACACAGGATTGCATGTGGTGGCTCCAGCAATTGCCATTGGGCCCTGACCGAACGAAGGTCGTGATTGGTTCATGCTTTCCGCGTCCGACCGTTGCACGGCCCGACTTCTCCGATACGGTACAAAGCTATTATCGCCGGTGGGACAAGTCGCTGCCGGAAGATAACCATATCTCGGAGACCCAGCAGCTCGGCATTCGCTCAAGTTTCAG
This genomic window contains:
- a CDS encoding aromatic ring-hydroxylating dioxygenase subunit alpha, translating into MMAHENIFDPAHYAKVRLPHLQAETLPTWCYRSQAFYDREVERMFKKSWNFLGREDEVPDPGDYKCFEMFGESIVVLRDRAGDVRAFANTCRHRGTRLLRDRGNCRAITCPYHAWSYALTGELIATPGMEKTFNFDRAEYGLVPVRLETWDGLMFVTFDAACPKLLDYLGNLPKIMASYKLSEMVCVRQKEYELACNWKIYLENAMEEYHTPTVHRASIGKQTIQQLETVGEWDGGYMRSERTIALLPEDVNKAFPHVPGLDAKAANGTYFLVVYPAAFFIMTQDCMWWLQQLPLGPDRTKVVIGSCFPRPTVARPDFSDTVQSYYRRWDKSLPEDNHISETQQLGIRSSFSRPGRYSHLEPVVHKIANWVLDRVLDQACTQAGNHAP